A genomic stretch from Podospora pseudoanserina strain CBS 124.78 chromosome 3, whole genome shotgun sequence includes:
- a CDS encoding hypothetical protein (EggNog:ENOG503NX0X; COG:O): MTSLVSEFIITPVLRQARRFSSSFATEERPASRHNRQRSVEESTSVPENAIMEDDQDVVMVERNAGEGSSSPVPAIAPAPAPTPESTPPPPTSLPTPTTNAVSSSPSQAEGMLRNTPEVTVVPGTLSARQPSSPAPSAPPRTASDAADGPRQANIMRRDPLPEDDGMGELRKKIRSIQEMDIAQNLKAQLVHQLLTEKYTLAQQKNGLLKSTIRPESPMGRAIVPDQNASPESFGALQALKAWNPLSTESAPLELPLTAEDLKPTYAPAVMMDQDGEVESPASDGPQEKRHLGCNHYRRNVKLQCATCERWYTCRMCHDAVEDHVLPRQQTKHMLCMLCGCAQKASDTCARCGESAANYYCGICKLWNDDPNKPIYHCSDCGLCRVGQGLGKDFFHCKKCMACISMTGEHKCIERSIDCDCPICGDYLFNSMKTVVFMQCGHSIHKRCFEMHMETSYRCPICSKSCVNMETQFRNFDLAILAQPMPPEYIDARAIISCNDCSAKSQTTYHWLGLKCSLCNSYNTIQRQLLNMPNGTNQELPTQQMERRLEQLQEEASQRQEQRQLTEPTTLNPGHEREAVTFTALPASNAGPLAAGSQPPGQEEPPIFSLSLPSRSSTPLPAYEVIERARREQEARAQRLGGLPDSLGNGIDVSPPAATIAASNNTPLTEHDLVVAGLLPAPSVQPQQPQHQHQHHRQLTPEELIDFVQVRDGEADDDDDDEDEDTFLDLFWGRDRELDRIPNAGTGFTSLGSPGGAAANEEEDSSSCDDLSSEEEEEEEDDDDENEIVLLGHR, translated from the exons ATGACCTCTTTGGTCTCTGAATTCATCATCACGCCTGTTCTGCGACAAGCCCGCCGCTTCTCTTCGAGTTTCGCCACCGAGGAACGACCAGCATCGCGACACAACCGACAGAGGTCGGTGGAAGAATCGACCTCTGTTCCAGAGAATGCCATAATGGAGGACGACCAGGACGTGGTGATGGTAGAGAGAAATGCGGGGGAGGGTTCCTCGAGCCCTGTGCCAGCGATAGCgccggcaccagcaccaacaccggAGTCgaccccaccgccacctaCCTCACTCCcgaccccaaccaccaatgCTGTATCATCGTCACCAAGTCAGGCGGAAGGGATGCTACGGAATACCCCAGAAGTTACCGTCGTTCCAGGCACATTATCGGCCCGACAACCAAGTTCTCCCGCCCCGTCCGCCCCTCCGAGGACGGCCTCTGACGCAGCAGATGGACCACGCCAGGCAAACATAATGCGAAGAGACCCTTTGCCTGAAGACGACGGCATGGGGGAACTACGGAAAAAGATTCGGAGCATACAGGAGATGGATATCGCCCAAAACCTCAAAGCGCAACTGGTCCACCAATTGTTGACGGAGAAGTACACACTGGCTCAACAAAAGAACGGATTACTGAAATCAACAATTCGACCCGAATCCCCAATGGGTCGGGCGATAGTACCGGACCAAAACGCATCACCAGAGTCTTTCGGGGCGTTGCAGGCATTGAAAGCTTGGAACCCACTCAGTACCGAATCTGCGCCACTGGAGTTGCCCCTGACTGCGGAGGACCTGAAGCCGACGTATGCCCCTGCAGTTATGATGGATCAGGATGGCGAGGTCGAGAGTCCGGCATCCGATGGTCCGCAAGAAAAGCGACACCTGGGCTGCAATCACTATCGGAGGAACGTCAAGCTACAATGCGCCACCTGCGAGCGCTGGTACACGTGCCGAATGTGTCACGATGCCGTCGAGGACCATGTCTTGCCCCGCCAGCAAACCAAACACATGCTGTGTATGCTTTGTGGCTGCGCCCAAAAGGCTTCGGATACGTGCGCAAGGTGTGGGGAGTCTGCGGCCAACTACTACTGTGGCATCTGTAAGCTTTGGAATGACGACCCTAACAAGCCCATCTACCATTGTTCAGACTGCGGGCTCTGCAGAGTCGGGCaagggttggggaaggaCTTCTTCCACTGCAAG AAATGTATGGCTTGCATCTCCATGACTGGCGAACACAAGTGCATCGAGCGGTCCATAGACTGCGACTGCCCCATTTGCGGAGATTACCTCTTCAACTCGATGAAGACTGTCGTATTCATGCAGTGCGGTCACAGTATCCACAAACGCTGCTTCGAGATGCACATGGAGACCTCTTATCGATGCCCCATCTGTAGTAAGAGCTGCGTCAACATGGAGACTCAGTTCCGGAACTTTGACCTTGCCATTCTCGCGCAGCCCATGCCGCCAGAATATATCGACGCCCGTGCCATCATCTCTTGCAACGACTGTAGCGCCAAAAGCCAGACTACTTACCACTGGCTCGGGCTGAAGTGCTCTCTTTGCAACTCTTACAACACTATTCAAAGGCAACTCCTCAACATGCCTAATGGTACCAACCAAGAGCTGCCGACGCAGCAAATGGAGCGACGACTAGAACAACTCCAAGAGGAGGCATCGCAGCGTCAGGAGCAGCGGCAGCTCACAGAACCGACCACACTCAATCCTGGACATGAGCGCGAAGCTGTTACTTTTACCGCCCTGCCCGCGAGCAACGCTGGACCCCTGGCGGCAGGCTCCCAGCCGCCAGGGCAAGAAGAACCCCCTATTTTTAGTCTCAGCTTGCCAAGCagatcctccacccctctcccTGCGTACGAGGTTATCGAGCGAGCACGTCGGGAACAAGAGGCGAGAGCTcagaggttgggggggctgCCGGATAGCCTAGGAAATGGTATTGACgtctcccctcccgccgccaccaTTGCCGCATCTAATAATACGCCCCTGACTGAACATGaccttgttgttgctggcttgCTACCCGCCCCTTCAGTCcagccccaacaaccacagcaccagcatcagcaccaccgccaactaACGCCAGAGGAACTCATTGATTTTGTGCAGGTCCGAGACGGTGAAgcggacgacgacgatgatgacgaggacgaggataCGTTTCTGGATTTGTTTTGGGGACGGGATAGGGAGTTGGATAGGATACCTAATGCGGGGACGGGGTTCACTTCGCTTGGAAGCCCGGGGGGTGCTGCTGCtaacgaagaggaggatagcTCGTCGTGTGATGATTTGAGCtctgaggaagaggaggaagaagaagacgacgatgacgagaaTGAGATTGTGCTGCTTGGGCAtcggtga
- the RPL27B gene encoding 60S ribosomal protein L27B (EggNog:ENOG503P2YN; COG:J), which translates to MKFLKTSRVCLVTRGRYAGKKVVIIQPVDTGSKNHPYGHAIVAGIERYPSKITRRMSKTRQEKRSKVKPFIKVINYNHLMPTRYTLELEGLKNAISADTFKEVSQREDAKKNVKKVLEERYTSGKNRWFFTPLKF; encoded by the exons ATGAAGTTCTTGAAGACCTCGAGAGTGTGCCTTGTCACCAGGGGCCGCTATGCTGGCAAGAAG GTTGTCATCATCCAGCCCGTTGACACCGGCTCCAAGAACCACCCCTACGGCCACGCCATCGTTGCCGGTATCGAGCGTTACCCCAGCAAGATCACCCGCCGCATGTCCAAAACCAGACAGGAGAAGCGGTCGAAGGTCAAGCCCTTCATCAAGGTCATCAACTACAACCACTTGATGCCCACCCGCTACACTCTCGAGCTCGAGGGTCTCAAGAACGCCATCTCCGCCGATACCTTCAAGGAGGTCTCCCAGCGTGAGGACGCCAAGAAGAACGTCAAGAAGGTCCTTGAGGAGCGCTACACCAGCGGCAAGAACAGATGGTTCTTCACTCCTCTCA agTTCTAA
- a CDS encoding hypothetical protein (EggNog:ENOG503P98M; COG:S) → MSHPRYIISRAADPIFAVFIGLSAAATRINREEKEKGRSTQQTLETLRRRLSFPKNS, encoded by the exons ATGTCTCACCCAAGATACATCATCTCCCGCGCCGCGGACCCCATTTTCGCCGTATTCATTGGTCTCTCTGCAGCTGCCACGAGGATCAACcgtgaggagaaggagaaggggaggtcTACTCAGCAGACTCTGGAGACACTCCGCAG GCGCCTTAGCTTCCCAAAGAACTCGTAA
- a CDS encoding hypothetical protein (COG:T; EggNog:ENOG503P4DM): protein MAYLDLTQRDINVLEKIKDPEYDPALAIQVDSTLPKDPHISDPALYQSIAQRERDIILSIQNVEVQNLKANPARTGPSEEVLEGYRKAVASFDQLIEEYPQYASAHNNRAQALRRLYGDAILVSDAPRLPQALRQNVGDAERVRVGKILLGDLDRAILLLTPTTRYSRLSPQVAKTLSNAHTQRAAIYLMTSKLMLTKSVLVDEERPEAKWTKIEFEEHASADFALGGRYGNEIAKGLAVSTNPTAKLCGQMVREAMKKEYGPGIAP from the coding sequence ATGGCTTACCTTGACCTGACCCAGCGCGATATCAACGTGCTCGAAAAAATTAAGGACCCCGAATATGATCCGGCTCTGGCGATTCAGGTCGACTCGACTCTCCCAAAAGACCCGCACATTTCCGACCCGGCTCTGTATCAATCCATCGCGCAAAGGGAGCGTGATATCATCCTTTCCATTCAGAACGTAGAGGTCCAAAACCTCAAAGCCAACCCAGCAAGAACAGGCCCTAGCGAGGAGGTCTTGGAAGGATATCGCAAAGCAGTTGCATCTTTTGACCAGCTCATCGAAGAATACCCTCAGTATGCGAGCGCGCACAACAACAGGGCGCAAGCGCTTAGGCGGCTTTATGGCGATGCGATTCTGGTTTCCGACGCTCCCAGGCTACCACAAGCATTGCGACAGAATGTCGGTGATGCCGAGCGCGTCAGAGTAGGGAAGATTCTTCTAGGAGATCTCGACCGAGCCATCTTGCTTCTTACGCCAACCACACGATACTCCCGACTCTCTCCCCAGGTGGCCAAGACCTTATCCAATGCTCACACGCAAAGGGCCGCCATATACCTCATGACTTCCAAGCTGATGTTGACAAAATCCgtgcttgttgatgaggagcgGCCGGAGGCGAAGTGGACAAAGATCGAGTTTGAAGAGCACGCCTCTGCAGACTTTGCCCTGGGCGGGAGGTACGGCAACGAGATCGCCAAGGGGTTGGCTGTGAGCACAAACCCAACAGCTAAGCTATGCGGGCAGATGGTTCGCGAAGCTATGAAGAAGGAGTATGGGCCGGGCATTGCTCCATAG
- a CDS encoding hypothetical protein (COG:E; EggNog:ENOG503NWM8): MSPSAISDTNSHSNGYSADSDYAVQDPNGAPNNFNGYDHITWWVGNAKQAASYYNSFFGFKTIAYKGLETGSRYTASYVVENAGVRFVFTSPIRSAAHLPEDDPISDSDRALLAEIHAHLERHGDAVKDVAFEVDNVDGVYAKAVANGADSVQPPQSFGDKESGLVRTAVIRTYGDTTHTLISRSTYRGPFLPGFRAIVQTKPSPIPMPTVPLKRIDHCVGNQDWNEMVSACAFYESCLDFHRFWSVDDNQICTDFSALSSIVMASSNNLVKMPINEPAPGKKKSQIEEYVLFNSGPGVQHIALLTEDIITTVSALRERGVEFINVPSTYYDTMRQRLKTERRRWELKESLETIERLNILIDYDEGGYLLQLFTKPLMDRPTVFIEIIQREDFEGFGAGNFKSLFEAIEREQAERGNL, translated from the coding sequence ATGTCCCCATCTGCCATCTCGGACACCAACTCCCACTCAAACGGCTACTCAGCCGACTCGGACTACGCCGTCCAGGATCCCAACGGCGCTCCCAACAACTTCAACGGCTATGACCACATAACCTGGTGGGTCGGCAACGCCAAACAGGCCGCGTCCTACTACAACTCGTTCTTCGGCTTCAAAACCATCGCCTACAAGGGTCTCGAGACCGGCTCTCGATACACGGCCTCCTACGTGGTCGAAAACGCCGGCGTCCGTTtcgtcttcacctcccccatccgcTCCGCCGCCCACCTCCCCGAGGACGATCCCATCTCGGATTCTGACCGCGCCCTCCTTGCCGAAATCCACGCCCACCTGGAGAGACACGGCGACGCCGTCAAGGACGTCGCCTTCGAAGTAGACAACGTAGACGGCGTCTACGCCAAAGCCGTCGCTAACGGAGCCGACTCTGTCCAACCCCCTCAGTCCTTCGGCGACAAGGAATCCGGCCTCGTCCGCACAGCCGTGATCAGAACCTACGGCGACACAACCCACACCCTCATCTCCCGGTCCACCTACCGCggccccttcctccccggcTTCCGCGCCATCGTCCAgaccaaaccctcccccatccccatgcCCACCGTTCCCCTCAAAAGAATCGACCACTGCGTCGGCAACCAAGACTGGAACGAGATGGTCTCCGCCTGCGCCTTTTACGAGTCCTGCCTCGACTTCCACCGCTTCTGGTCCGTAGACGACAACCAGATCTGCACCGACTTTTCCGCCTTGTCCTCCATCGTCATGGCGAGCAGCAACAATCTCGTGAAAATGCCCATCAACGAGCCCGCGCCGGGCAAGAAAAAGTCCCAGATTGAGGAGTACGTCCTTTTCAACTCTGGCCCTGGGGTGCAGCACATTGCTCTGCTCACCgaggacatcatcaccactgtGTCTGccttgagggagaggggggtcgAGTTTATTAATGTGCCGTCTACGTACTATGACACCATGAGGCAGAGGCTCAagacggagaggaggaggtgggagctcaaggagagtCTGGAGACGATTGAGAGGTTGAATATCCTTATTGATTATGACGAGGGGGGGTATTTGCTGCAGTTGTTCACCAAGCCTTTGATGGACAGGCCGACGGTGTTTATCGAGATTATCCAGCgggaggattttgaggggttTGGCGCGGGGAATTTCAAGAGTTTGTTTGAAGCTATTGAGCGGGAGCAGGCGGAGAGGGGAAATTTGTAA
- a CDS encoding hypothetical protein (COG:E; COG:G; EggNog:ENOG503NVXV), whose protein sequence is MGVDEKVRASGEQVRDTLPTVNPDVEKSQPPKPSLHPAFYVTIWISLSSSVILFNKWILSTLGFGKDAYNQECTRKQNTC, encoded by the exons ATGGGCGTCGACGAGAAGGTTCGCGCCTCTGGCGAGCAGGTCCGAGATACCCTCCCGACAGTCAACCCAGACGTCGAGAAGTCGCAACCACCCAAGCCATCACTCCATCCGGCTTTCTACGTGAC CATCTGGATTTCCCTGAGTTCCtccgtcatcctcttcaacaaatGGATTCTCTCCACGCTCGGGTTCGGTAAGGACGCCTACAACCAGGAATGCACTAGGAAGCAGAACACATGCTAA
- a CDS encoding hypothetical protein (COG:H; EggNog:ENOG503NUM6): protein MADIKVDVLVIGAGPTGLGAAKRLNHINGPSWLILDANEKAGGLASTDVTPEGFLYDVGGHVIFSHYKYFDDCIDEALPKPDDWYTHQRISYVRYKGQWVPYPFQNNISMLPKEDQVKCIDGLIDAAMAARVATDKPKNFDEWILRTCGEGVADVFMRPYNYKVWAVPTTKMQCQWLGERVAAPDVKLVTRNVILNKTAGNWGPNATFRFPARDGTGGIWIAVSDTLPEKNKRYGEKGEVTKVDADKKVVTLKDGTTIGYDKLINTMAVDHLVEKMGSQELITLSKGLYYSSTHVIGVGIRGERPERIGDKCWLYFPEDNCPFYRATIFSNYSPYNQPQADVKLPTLYKADGSKADSSEAKPGPYWSIMLEVSQSTMKPVDEENILRDCIQGLINTEMIKPEDEIISTYHRKFDHGYPTPSLEREGVLKELLPKLQAQGIWSRGRFGSWRYEVGNQDHSFMLGVEAVDNIVSGAVELTLNYPDFVNSRANTERRLDQPFYSAGTPPKELPSRERA, encoded by the exons ATGGCTGACAT TAAGGTCGACGTTCTCGTTATCGGTGCTGGCCCAACCGGTTTGGGTGCTGCTAAGCGTCTCAACCACATC AACGGTCCCTCGTGGCTGATCCTCGACGCCAACGAGAAGGCTGGCGGTCTTGCGTCTACCGATGTCACTCCTGAAGGCTTC CTCTACGATGTTGGTGGCCATGTCATCTTCTCTCACTACAAATACTTCGATGACTGCATCGACGAGGCCCTCCCAAAGCCAGACGACTGGTACACCCACCAGCGTATCTCATACGTTCGTTACAAGGGCCAATGGGTTCCCTACCCATTCCAGAACAACATCTCGATGCTTCCCAAGGAGGACCAGGTCAAGTGCATCGATGGCTTGATCGATGCCGCCATGGCTGCCCGCGTTGCCACCGATAAGCCCAAGAACTTTGACGAGTGGATTCTCCGGACGTGCGGTGAGGGCGTTGCCGACGTCTTCATGAGACCCTACAACTACAAGGTGTGGGCtgttcccaccaccaag ATGCAATGTCAGTGGCTCGGCGAGCGTGTCGCTGCCCCCGACGTTAAGCTGGTGACCCGCAACGTTATCCTCAACAAGACTGCCGGTAACTGGGGCCCCAACGCCACATTCCGCTTCCCCGCCAGAGATGGTACTGGTGGTATCTGGATCGCCGTTTCCGACACTCTGCCCGAGAAGAACAAGCGCTATGGCGAGAAGGGCGAGGTCACCAAGGTCGATGCCGACAAGAAGGTTGTCACCCTCAAGGAcggcaccaccatcggcTACGACAAGCtgatcaacaccatggcTGTTGACCACCTCGTTGAAAAGATGGGAAGCCAGGAGTTGATCACTCTCTCCAAGGGTCTCTActactcctccacccacgTCATTGGTGTTGGTATCCGTGGCGAGCGCCCCGAGCGCATTGGCGACAAGTGCTGGTTGTACTTCCCCGAGGACAACTGCCCCTTTTACCGCGCCACCATTTTCTCCAACTACTCCCCATACAACCAGCCCCAGGCCGACGTCAAGCTGCCCACTCTCTACAAGGCCGATGGCAGCAAAGCTGACTCGAGCGAGGCCAAGCCCGGTCCATACTGGTCCATCATGTTGGAGGTTTCCCAGTCCACCATGAAGCCAGTCGATGAGGAGAACATCCTCAGGGACTGCATCCAAGGTCTCATCAACACGGAGATGATCAAGCCCGAGGACGAGATCATCTCCACCTACCACCGCAAGTTTGACCACGGTTACCCCACCCCATCGCTCGAGCGTGAAGGTGTTCTCAAGGagctcctccccaagctccaggCCCAGGGCATCTGGTCTCGCGGTCGCTTCGGCAGCTGGAGATACGAGGTTGGCAACCAGGACCATTCCTTCATGCTCGGTGTGGAGGCGGTCGACAACATCGTCAGCGGTGCTGTCGAGTTGACCCTCAACTACCCCGACTTTGTCAACTCCCGCGCCAACACGGAGCGGAGACTTGACCAGCCCTTCTACAGCGCAGGGACACCCCCCAAGGAGCTTCCTTCCAGGGAACGGGCGTAA